GGCGCGGCGCGTCGTTGCGTCCCATACTGGTCCGCCGCGACAGCTCACACGAGCACAACCCAGAACCTGCCATGCGGCTGCGGCACGCCGGCACCGACCGCAAAACAGACACAGCCCCAAGACCGCCAGAGCCAAACAGGTTGAAACTCAAGTCCAACGCAAGCATGGTGGCCATGCGACTGGGCTGGCGGCTGGGCGAGGCCAATGAGTCAAGCGCCTTCGTTGGTTGCTTCGGGTGAACCGCACTACTACTGAGCGAAAACGCTAGCTTGGCACCGGATCTGTGGCTGGGGCTCGCGTCGCGGCTATCGGCAACGAGCGTTGCAGCATCGACATCGCGACGCTTGCGACGATCGCGACAATCGCCACGGCGAGCCATGGTACGGCGGCGCCGAGCGTGACGAGCTGGGTGTAGAGGACCGGCGCGACCGTGTTGGCCACCGCGAAACCGAGCTGGAAGGCCGACAGATACTGCCCGCGCGACCGCACCGGCGCGGTGGCCGTCGCGATCGCGTTTCCGGTCGATGCCGACAAAAGCTCGGCGGACGTGTAACCGAGGGTGGCGATGATGAGGACCGGCGCCACGACGACCGCGGGCACATAGAGCGCGCCGGCCGTGCCGAGGCCCCAGAAAGCCCAGAGAAGTCCGCACACCGCCATCACCCTCGTACGACGGAAACCGCGGATGAGACGTACGGCGATCGTCTGACAGGTCGCCAGCAGCACGGTGTTGACGGTGAACACCGCACCGGCGATCCACGCTGGCGCGTGCAAGCTGTCGTTGACAAACAATGGAATGCCGACCGACAGCAGCGCCACGCAGGTCGCGTAGACGGTCTGGATCGCTGTCAACGCGAGGAAAGGCCGGTCGCGGTACGGCGTACCAGCCTCCTCCTCCGCCGGCTCTGCGGAGCGGCGCGGATTGCGTACGCGCCAGGCAAGCAAAGCGGCCGACAACAGGAACGTGAGGCCGTTGAGGACGACGATGAGCCGCTGAGCGCCGTCAGTGTCCAATGCCAGCAATGCCGCGGCCAGCAGAGCACCGCAGGCCACGCCGATGTTTCTCGTGGCCGCGGCGATGCCAAACCAGCGGTCGCGCTCGTGCGGCTCGGTGAGGTCCGCGACCAAGGTGAACGCCGACGACCAGTAGATCCGCAGGCCTACGGCCACTGTGAGCGCCGCGACGAACAGGCCGGCGGCGTTGGTCACCATCAGATAGCCGAGAAATCCAAGGCCCTGCAGGACAAGCCCGACCAGCACCGGCTGACGTGAGCCGTATCGGTCGGCGACCTGCCCGATGACGAACGGAAGTGGCAGCGCGACGAGGCTGGCGGCACCGAGACACCATCCCACCGTCGCCAGGTCGATGCCGCTGACCTTGGTGAAGAACAGCAGAGATACCGGCAAAAACGTGCCGGTGCCGACCATGTCGATGGTGATCGTCGCGGAGAGCCAACGCAACTGGCCACGCCGGTCGCTCATCTGTCCGCCATCCATTCCGCGATCCGCTTCTGGTAGTCGGCGACCAGGTTCGGTTGCCAGCGACGGAAATATCCGCACATCCGGACGTTGTAGAGGCCGACGTGCGCGTCGATTCGTTGCCACGCCTGGTCATCCAGCGGATGTACGTCCGCGTAAGCGCGCAGGAACGGCTCGCGTGTCTGCGGATGCCAGTCGAACAGCAGGTCGGTGATCTTGCCGAACTCCTCGTACTGGTCGGAAAACCGCGCGTGCTCGAAGTCGATGATCGCGGCCACCTCCGCGCCGTCCTCGGCGAGCAGGATGTTGTCGAGGTAGAGATCCAGGTGCACCAGCGTCGGTTCGACGACACCGATCCGCTCGACGGCCGAGCGCACCACGGTCTCCACACTTTTCCAGCCGCCGACCACATCCAGCGACACGTCCGTGGTTTCCGCCAGCGCCTGACGCAGAATTTTCTCGGCATAGTCGGCAATGCTCGGATACGGCCGGTCGCCGAGTACGTCGGTGAGCGCGTCACCTTTCGTCTGGTGCAACCGCGCGACCAGCTCGCCGATCTGCGCGGAGACTCGGTGACGCTCGGCCGGCGTCAGATGCGGCCACGCCTCGGTCGCCATCCGTCCTGGCACGTACTCCTGCACGAGCACCGGACCACCGACGATCTCGTCGAACGGTACGAACGAGCGAAACCGCGGCACCGGCAGGCCGGCCTCGACCGCGCGGTTGGCGGCCGCGACGAGATGGCGGAAGTGGCCGGGATCGGTGATCCGCCGCGGCACCTTCAGCAGCAGCCGGCCGTCGTCGGTGTCGACCAGCCAGTGGTCACCGGAGTGACCGGCGGCCACCGGTCGTACGCACCGCACCTCAATGCCGGGACAGGCCCGCTCGACGGCCTGCCGTGCCAGGCCGTCCGGCATCACTCGATCGTTCACCTCGCCGATCCTGTCGAGCCAGTCCAGCCGGCGCCAAAGATTTCGCTCAGCCAGAATGTTGAGGTGATCCGATACGAGTTCACCGTCGCCGCGCTGGCCGCCACGCGGTTCGGCTGGTCGCCGTTGCTGGAGGTGCGCAACGCTCTGCGTGTGCTGCATCCACTGCGGCGCAGCGACCATCCGGTCTATGCCGGCTGGCGGCCGCGTACGCTCGCCGCGCTCGCCGACTCGACGGTCGACCTGGCGTTGCTGCACACCTTCGTCGCGCCGTCCGGCTATGTGCCGGGGTTCCTCGCGCCGGCTCCGCCGCCTGGCACGCCGCCGGAGCTGTCCGCCGAGCTCAGCCGGGTCTGCGCGACCGACGCGGCGACCGTCGTGCGGCATATCCACGAGGCGATCCGCGTGATGCCGCACGGCACCGGCAAACGTCGCGCCGACCGTCTCCGCGGTCTCGCCGAAAATCCCGAAGAGGCTCGCGACCGCGCGGTGGTGGCACTGGAATCCTTCTGGCAGGTGGCGCTGCAACCGATCTGGCCGGGGATCCAGGCCGTGCTCGACCGGGACATCGCCGTACGGTCGGCGCAGCTGGCACAGTATGGACCGGCGGCAGCCTTCGACGCACTGCATCCCGGCGTACGGTGGCAGGCCGGCACGCTGATCACCGACCGGCCGGCGTCGCTGCACGTACGCGTCGACGACCGCGGCATGGTGTTGCTGCCGTCGGTCTTCGCGGCCGACCTGATCGGTGGCGCGGCCGATCCGGAGCTCCAGGCGACGCTGACCTACCGCGCGCGAGGCACGGCGGAGCTGTGGTCACTGGCGGCCAGCGCAGGCCCGCGGCACGACACCGAGCCGCCGGCGGGTCTGGTACGCACGCTCGGCCTGTCGCGTACGCGCATCCTGGTGCAACTCGACAGTCCGCTCACGACGACGCAGCTGGCGGAGTTTCTGCGACTGGCCGCCGGCAATGTCTCCACACATCTGACCGCGCTGCGCGGCGCCGGCCTGGTCGCCAGCCACCGGCGCGGCCATCGCGTGCTCTACGCGCGGACCGTGCTGGCCGACCAGCTGCTCACTGCGGCGCGTCCCGGATCACCGTGAAGAGCCGGGCGAACATGTACGTGCCGGGTCCGACGCGGCCGCCGGGGCCCGGCGAGGGGAAGGTGTTGTCGACCGTGAGCCGCTCCCCACAATGCGCGCAGCATGTCACCGGCGTTGTGTCGTGGTCGCAGTCGATGTGGTGGAGGATCGCCGGCGGACCATCCTTGCCGTACCAGCGGTCGCCCCAGTCCATCAGCGCGAGCAGCACCGGATAGAGCTCCTTGCCCTTCTGGGTCGGCACATAGTGCTCGCGCGGCGGATGCTCCTGGTAGCGCTCGCGGACCAGCACCTGCTCCTCGACCAGCCGGGACAGCCGCGCCGCCAGCACCTTGCGAGAGATCGCCAGGTCGTAGGCGATGTCGTCGAAGCGCGTCAGGCCGGCCAGCACGTCACGCATGATCAACGCTGTCCAGGCGTCGCCGAACAGGTCGGTCGCGCGCGCGATCGAACAGGCCACGCCGGCCAGCGGGATCCTCGTCACACCACCACACTAGTCGAGTTCCCTCAGGGAACTCGGCTTGATAAGTTCCCTCAGGGAACTCATCGAGGAGGCGCGCGCGATGGCACCACTGATCCAGCTGGACTCGGCGGCCGCGGAAGCGATCGACGGACGGCACGTCCGCGCGGTCACCTTCCAGGCCGTCCGGATGGCGTACGTGTCCGACACGCTCACGGCGACCGGGTTGCCGGCGGCCGGCAGCCGCGCGCTGGTCGTCGGCAGCGGCCGCGGCCTGGTCGCCGCCGGCCTACGTGAGCTTGGCTTCGACGTCGTGGCGATCGATCCGTCGGAAGCGGCGACCGCGCTGGCGCGGCAGGCGTACGGACGCACCGGCATCGACTTCCGGACGGCTCCGGCGGAAGATCTCGGCCTCGCGGACGCGCGCTTCGACCTCGCCTACTACGAGGACACCTTCGAGGTCACCTCGCAACTGGACCGCGTGCTCGCGGAGGCGGCGCGCGCGATCCGGCCTGGCGGTGTGCTCGTCTACGACACGGTCACGCGGAGTCTCCTGTCGAGACTGGTCTATCTCGGCGCCTTCCAGGCCATCCCGATGACCCGGATCGTGCCACCTGGCCGCTACGCCGCGGCGCGGCTGCGTACGCCGGCGGAGATGACCGCGGCACTCGCTCGCCACGGACTACGCAACGCCGGCATCCGGGAGTTTCGGCCGAAGGATCCGCGGCGGCTGCTGACCGCCGTGCTGGCGCGTCGGCGCGGCGAGGTCGGCGACGCGGAGATCCCGTCGATCGTCAACCTCGAGCTCGCGTCAGGCGATCGCGTACACGTCACGTATCTCGGCCACGCGATCGCGGAGTGACCTAGCTCATACAGTGCCGCCGGTGGTCGGTCGTGTCCATGGGGCATGAGAGCGACCAGTGCGCGACCGGCGCTGCTGTCCCCCGTCGAGCCGCGGGTCTGGCCCGGCCGCCGCGCGCGCGAACCACGGGTCGTCGACCTGACCGTGGTCATCCCGGTCTACAACGAGCACGAGCGGCTCGGCGCGACGCTGGCCGCCGTACGACAGCATCTCGACGCGTCCGGCGAGAGCTGGGAGCTGCTGGTCTGCGACGACGGATCGACCGACGAGACGGCCGCTTTGGTGCGTCCGGTGGCCGCGGCCGATCCGCGCGTACGGCTGCTGCGGAGCATCGTCAACCGCGGCAAAGGCCACGCCGTGAGACGTGGCGTCGCGGCCTCGCACGGCCGGCGGGTCGCGTACTGCGACGCCGACCTGGCCACGCCGATCGGCGAGCTGGCGCGGCTGCGTGACCGGCTCGACCGCGGGTTCGCGGCGGCGATCGGCTCGCGCTCCGGTCGCGACAACCGCGTCGAAGTGAGCCAGCATCCGGTGCGGGTCGCGCTCGGCCGGGCGGGCAACCGGCTGATCCGCCTGCTCGCCGTGCCGGAGATAGCCGACACGCAGTGCGGCTTCAAGATGTTCGACGGCGACAAGGCGCGACGCGCGTTCGCACTCGCGCGGATCGACGGCTGGGGTTTCGACGTCGAGATCCTGCACCTGTTCCGGCGGTCCGGCTGGCCGGTCGCCGAGGTGCCGGTGCGCTGGTCTCACCAACCGGGGTCCAAGGTGCGGCCGCTGGACTATCCGCGAGTGCTCGCGGACGTCGTACGCGTGCGGCTGATCCACGGCACGAGGAGGCTGCCGTGACGATCGCCGCGGACCGCGTGACCGAGCCGCCGCAGCCGACGGCGATCCCGCGCACTCCCAGATGGCCGGTCGACGTGGCGGTGGTGGGCGCGTATGTGCTGCTGTCCTGCTATCTCTACGCCGGGCTACTCGCCGGTGTCGGTCCGCGCTATCTGGTCGACAGCAACCAGGACCAGACCCAGTGGGAATGGTTCTTCTCGGCGACCGCGTACGCGCTCGCACATGGCGAGAACCCGCTGATCAGCGCGCTGCAGAACCATCCACTCGGCGTGAACATGATGGCCAACACGGCCATGTTGGGCCTGTCGGTGCCGCTCACGCCGGTCACGCTCGCGTTCGGGCCCGCCGTCACCTGGACCGTGGTGTTGGTCGGCGGCGTCGCCGCGACGGCCGCCTGCTGGTACGCGCTGATGGCGGGCCAGCTGCGCATCCCGCGCGGGGCCGCCGCGATCGGAGCGGCGTTCGCCGGCTTCGCGCCGCCGATCGTGTCGCACGCGAACGCTCATCCCAACCTCGCGGTGCTGTTCGTCCTGCCGCTGATCGTCGGTCGTTTCCTCCGGCTCCGCGAGCGACCGGTCGTACGGACCGGCGTCACGCTCGGCCTGCTGGCCGCATACCAGGTCTTCCTCGGTGAGGAGGCACTGCTGCTGTGCGCCACCGGCCTGGGCCTGTTCACCGTGGCGTACGCCGTGATGCGGCCACGCGAGGCGCTGGCGGCCGCTCGGCCGGTGCTCTCCGGGATCGGCGTCGCCGTCGCGGTCTTCGTACCGCTGGTGGCGCTGCCGCTCGGCTGGCAGTTCTTCGGGCCGCAGAGCTATCGCTCGCTGCTGCACGGAAACGCCGGCAACGACCTGGCCGCGCTGCTCGCGTTTCCGGCGCGGTCGCTGGCCGGCGACCCGACGGCATTGCAACTGTCCTTCGGCCCCACCGAACAGAACTCGTTCTTCGGCTGGCCGCTGGCGATCCTGCTGGTGGTGGCCGCGGTCGCCACCTGGCGGATGGTGGCGGCGCGAGCGCTGGCGATCACGATCCTCGCGGCGACCGTGCTGTCGCTCGGGTCGTGGCTGGTGGCCGCCGGCCACACGACGCGGATACCCGGGCCGTGGCTGCTGTTCTCGCATCTGCCGCTCTACGAGTCGGTGCTGGAGTCACGGCTCACGATGATCTGCGTACCAGCGATCGGCATCCTGCTCGCGCTGGCGATCAGCCGGCTGCGCACCGAGCGGCGGCGGCACATACGGCTCGCGTGGAGCGCCGGACTCGCGGCGGCCCTGCTGCCGATCTTCCCGACGCCGCTCGCCGCCGCCGACCGGCCACCGACGCCCGCGTTCTTCAGCCAGGGGATCTGGCGCGACTACGTGCCGGCGCGGAGTCGGCTGCCGGTCATCGTGCCGGTCCCGGTGCCCGAGCCGGCCGACGCGACCGCCCTGCACTGGCAGGTCGAGGCCGGCATGGGGTTCGCGCTGCCGGACGGCTATTTCGTCGGACCGTGGGGACCGCGGCGGCAAGGTGCGTACGGCGCGGAGCCGCGCGCCACCGCCGACCTGCTGCGCAGGGTCAGGGACACCGGTCAGCCGCAGGCGATCGGTGCCGACGAGCGGGACGCGGCGCGTACGGACTTCGCGTACTGGCAGGCCGACATCGTGGTGCTGCCGCCTGGACCGCGGGAGGAGCCGCTGCGCCGGACGCTGGACGACCTGCTCGGTCCCGGGCGCCAGGCCGGTGGCGTCCGGGTCTGGCCGGCGCGGGTCCGATGACCAGCGCGGACGGCGTGTTCTCTGGTCCGGTGTTCGCGGGGATATCGGCGGAGCCGGCCGATCGGCGAGGATGGGACCGGCCGGCGAGCGGAAGGAGCGGGGTGCGAGCCGACGACGAGCAGGCCTACGTCGACTACGTGACCTCCGCTTTGCCTGCGCTGCGCCGGCTCGCGCTGCTGCTCTGCCGCGATCCGCACCGCGCCGAAGACGTCGTACAGACCGCGATCACGCGGCTCTATGTGCACTGGCATCGGGCGAAGGCGGCCGGCAACCTCGACGGCTATGCGCGTACGACGTTGGTGCGGTCCTTCCTGAACGAGCAGCGGATGACCTGGGCCCGCGTGCGGCTGGTCGGCGCGCCGGTCGAGACCCCCAACCTGCCGGCCGCGCAGCCGCCGGACGTGGAAACCCGTACGGTCGTACACACCGCACTGTCGCGGGTCGCGCCGAAGCAGCGAGCGGTGCTGGTGCTGCGGTTCCTGTACGACCTGCCGGTCGCCGAGGTGGCCAGGGTCCTCGGCTGTTCGGAGGGCAACGTGACCAGCCAGACCGCGCAGGGCCTCAAGCGGCTGCGCAAGCTGCTCGGCGACACCGCGGTCTCCGCGCTCGGAGGGAGGTAGCCATGCCGGAGCTGGGACACGACGAGGTCGACGGAAAGCGGCTGCTCGCCTCGCTGCGCGGCGTGGAGCCCGACGATCACACCTCGGTGGACGTGTCGCGCGCCGTACGCTCCGGCCGCCGGCAGGTGCGGATGCGCCACTCGGTGCTGCCGGCCGCCGGCGGACTCGCCGTCATCCTGCTGGTGGCGACGCTCGCGCTCGTCGTCCAGCAGACCCGCGGCGCGCAGCAACCGGTCGCAGGCCGTGGCGCGTTTCCGGTCGCCGAGCAGGCCTTCCGGATCGGCTCGGCCGGCGGTCTCACGCCGCTGACATACCAGACGGGCCGCTTCCGGCAGCGCGTCGAATTGGGGCCGGCGGACGGCAGCGGCCTCAGCGGGATCACCGCCGCGGTCACGATGTATGCGCGCGGCGCGGTCGCCTCCCCCACCGGCAGCCCCACCGACCCGGTCGACGGCCGGCCGGCGTACTGGATCACCGCGGACGGCGCCAACCCGGTCGAGCTGGCCTGGCAGTACGCGCCGGACGCCTGGGGCTTCGTGACGGTGACCGGCCGCGGCGCGAGCCGCGACCGCGCGTACAAGGTGGCGCTGAGCGTCACCACCGGCGCCCACGACCCGGTGACGGCGCCGGTCGTCGTACCACCGAGCACCATCGGCGATGGCTATCGGATCGTCGGCTATCGCAGCACGATCGGTCCGAAGGTGCGGCCACACCGCTATGTCGAGGTGCTCTACGGCATCGACGATGAGGGCGGTTGGATCGCGGCCGGGTTGACCAGTCCGGGGCAACGCGGCGCAGGCAGCTCGACGGTCGGCGGCCGACCGGCCGTCGAGACGGCCACGTCGGTCACGTTCACCGATGGCAGCGGCATCTTCGCCGAGGCGAGCGACCCGGCGTACCTGTCGTCGTACGGCGGTCTGCCGGCACTCCGTCGCGTCGCCGCCGCGGCCACCACCGCCCCCGGGTTTCGTTGGCCGGAGGTGCCATCGCCATCGCCGACCGACAGCCACCCCGCCGGGCAGGCACCGACCGCCGGCTCCACCGAGCCGACGCCGACCCCGACCCCGAGCTAGCCGCCCGGCCGGCCGGCGACCCGACCAACCCGCCGACCTAGCCGACCGGCCAGAAACTGTCGGCCCGCGCTGGCAGGCTGATATTCGGGGGGCCGAAAATCGGCCGGAAAATGGTCCCCCCCGAAATCGACACTGCCACGCGCCACCGACAGTTTCAGCGACTGCCGCGG
The nucleotide sequence above comes from Fodinicola acaciae. Encoded proteins:
- a CDS encoding phosphotransferase family protein; the encoded protein is MNDRVMPDGLARQAVERACPGIEVRCVRPVAAGHSGDHWLVDTDDGRLLLKVPRRITDPGHFRHLVAAANRAVEAGLPVPRFRSFVPFDEIVGGPVLVQEYVPGRMATEAWPHLTPAERHRVSAQIGELVARLHQTKGDALTDVLGDRPYPSIADYAEKILRQALAETTDVSLDVVGGWKSVETVVRSAVERIGVVEPTLVHLDLYLDNILLAEDGAEVAAIIDFEHARFSDQYEEFGKITDLLFDWHPQTREPFLRAYADVHPLDDQAWQRIDAHVGLYNVRMCGYFRRWQPNLVADYQKRIAEWMADR
- a CDS encoding glycosyl transferase; translated protein: MTIAADRVTEPPQPTAIPRTPRWPVDVAVVGAYVLLSCYLYAGLLAGVGPRYLVDSNQDQTQWEWFFSATAYALAHGENPLISALQNHPLGVNMMANTAMLGLSVPLTPVTLAFGPAVTWTVVLVGGVAATAACWYALMAGQLRIPRGAAAIGAAFAGFAPPIVSHANAHPNLAVLFVLPLIVGRFLRLRERPVVRTGVTLGLLAAYQVFLGEEALLLCATGLGLFTVAYAVMRPREALAAARPVLSGIGVAVAVFVPLVALPLGWQFFGPQSYRSLLHGNAGNDLAALLAFPARSLAGDPTALQLSFGPTEQNSFFGWPLAILLVVAAVATWRMVAARALAITILAATVLSLGSWLVAAGHTTRIPGPWLLFSHLPLYESVLESRLTMICVPAIGILLALAISRLRTERRRHIRLAWSAGLAAALLPIFPTPLAAADRPPTPAFFSQGIWRDYVPARSRLPVIVPVPVPEPADATALHWQVEAGMGFALPDGYFVGPWGPRRQGAYGAEPRATADLLRRVRDTGQPQAIGADERDAARTDFAYWQADIVVLPPGPREEPLRRTLDDLLGPGRQAGGVRVWPARVR
- a CDS encoding MFS transporter, producing the protein MSDRRGQLRWLSATITIDMVGTGTFLPVSLLFFTKVSGIDLATVGWCLGAASLVALPLPFVIGQVADRYGSRQPVLVGLVLQGLGFLGYLMVTNAAGLFVAALTVAVGLRIYWSSAFTLVADLTEPHERDRWFGIAAATRNIGVACGALLAAALLALDTDGAQRLIVVLNGLTFLLSAALLAWRVRNPRRSAEPAEEEAGTPYRDRPFLALTAIQTVYATCVALLSVGIPLFVNDSLHAPAWIAGAVFTVNTVLLATCQTIAVRLIRGFRRTRVMAVCGLLWAFWGLGTAGALYVPAVVVAPVLIIATLGYTSAELLSASTGNAIATATAPVRSRGQYLSAFQLGFAVANTVAPVLYTQLVTLGAAVPWLAVAIVAIVASVAMSMLQRSLPIAATRAPATDPVPS
- a CDS encoding class I SAM-dependent methyltransferase produces the protein MAPLIQLDSAAAEAIDGRHVRAVTFQAVRMAYVSDTLTATGLPAAGSRALVVGSGRGLVAAGLRELGFDVVAIDPSEAATALARQAYGRTGIDFRTAPAEDLGLADARFDLAYYEDTFEVTSQLDRVLAEAARAIRPGGVLVYDTVTRSLLSRLVYLGAFQAIPMTRIVPPGRYAAARLRTPAEMTAALARHGLRNAGIREFRPKDPRRLLTAVLARRRGEVGDAEIPSIVNLELASGDRVHVTYLGHAIAE
- a CDS encoding dolichyl-phosphate beta-glucosyltransferase; this encodes MRATSARPALLSPVEPRVWPGRRAREPRVVDLTVVIPVYNEHERLGATLAAVRQHLDASGESWELLVCDDGSTDETAALVRPVAAADPRVRLLRSIVNRGKGHAVRRGVAASHGRRVAYCDADLATPIGELARLRDRLDRGFAAAIGSRSGRDNRVEVSQHPVRVALGRAGNRLIRLLAVPEIADTQCGFKMFDGDKARRAFALARIDGWGFDVEILHLFRRSGWPVAEVPVRWSHQPGSKVRPLDYPRVLADVVRVRLIHGTRRLP
- a CDS encoding winged helix-turn-helix domain-containing protein; the encoded protein is MIRYEFTVAALAATRFGWSPLLEVRNALRVLHPLRRSDHPVYAGWRPRTLAALADSTVDLALLHTFVAPSGYVPGFLAPAPPPGTPPELSAELSRVCATDAATVVRHIHEAIRVMPHGTGKRRADRLRGLAENPEEARDRAVVALESFWQVALQPIWPGIQAVLDRDIAVRSAQLAQYGPAAAFDALHPGVRWQAGTLITDRPASLHVRVDDRGMVLLPSVFAADLIGGAADPELQATLTYRARGTAELWSLAASAGPRHDTEPPAGLVRTLGLSRTRILVQLDSPLTTTQLAEFLRLAAGNVSTHLTALRGAGLVASHRRGHRVLYARTVLADQLLTAARPGSP
- a CDS encoding winged helix-turn-helix transcriptional regulator — encoded protein: MTRIPLAGVACSIARATDLFGDAWTALIMRDVLAGLTRFDDIAYDLAISRKVLAARLSRLVEEQVLVRERYQEHPPREHYVPTQKGKELYPVLLALMDWGDRWYGKDGPPAILHHIDCDHDTTPVTCCAHCGERLTVDNTFPSPGPGGRVGPGTYMFARLFTVIRDAPQ
- a CDS encoding sigma-70 family RNA polymerase sigma factor yields the protein MRADDEQAYVDYVTSALPALRRLALLLCRDPHRAEDVVQTAITRLYVHWHRAKAAGNLDGYARTTLVRSFLNEQRMTWARVRLVGAPVETPNLPAAQPPDVETRTVVHTALSRVAPKQRAVLVLRFLYDLPVAEVARVLGCSEGNVTSQTAQGLKRLRKLLGDTAVSALGGR